The stretch of DNA TTTTCTCTTGTGGGTCGGCGCGTTACGCCGGCCAGTTCAACCGGGGATTCAGGCGGCCTTGACCGAGCCCTTGGCCCGGACCTCGGAGATCATCGTCCGGACCACCCGCACGCGGACGTTCGGGGCGATCTCCACCTCGATCTCCGGCTGATCGTCCGCCGCCTTGGTCACCCGCCCGACGAGGCCGCCATTGGTGACGATCGTGTCGTCCCGGCGCACGGACTTGAGCAGGGTCTGGTGGTCCTTGACCCGCTTCTGCTGCGGCCGCAGGATCAAGAAGTACATGATCACGAAGATCAGGACGAACGGGATCACCTGAAAGGCGATCTCCGCTCCGCCAGCGGCCGTACCGGCCCCTTGCGCGAAGGCGGGGGTGATCAACGAGCGTCTCCTGCAAATGGCGATCGGGCCTGCCGCCGGTTTTCGGCGTGGGCAGACCTATCGAAAAGCGCGCGGACTATAGCCAGGGGCTTCCCGAAAGCAACGTCGAAGCGACGGGCATCGGCGGCGGCGTCAGAGAAGGGCGCGCACCGCCGCCGCGAAGGCTTCGGGTGCCTCCTGTGGAAAGTTGTGGCCCACCCCCGCGACGATCTCACGCCGATACGGGCCGGTGAAGTGGCGGGCATCGGTGTCGGCCGCCGAGGGCGGCGCAACGCCGTCGTCGGCGCCGAGCAGCACGATCGACGGAACGGTGATCGCCGGCTGGGCGGCGAGCCGAGCCTCGATCTGGACGAGTGCCGGGTCGCTGGGCACCAGTCCGAAGCGGTGGCGGTAGGAATGCACCACCACGTCGACGAAATCGGGATTGTCGAAGGACAGGGCGGTCTGCGCGTAGGTAGCCGCGTCGAAGGCCCAGCTCGGCGACCAGAGCTGCCAGAGCAGGCGGCAGAACGCCTCCCGGTCGCCCGTGAGGCCAGCGCGACCGCGTTCGCCGTGCAGGTAGTACTGATACCAGAGCCGATGCTCCGCCTCGGGCGCGACAGGCCGCGAGGCGGCCGGGATATTCTGGATGTTGTAGCCGACGCCGCAACTCACCAGCCCCTGGGCCCGGTCCGGCCAGAGCGCCGAGACCACGCAGGCGGCCCGGCCGCCCCAATCGTAGCCGGCCAGCACGGCGCGCGCGATGCCGAGGGCGTCCAGGAAGGCCAGCAGGTCGGCTCCGAGCGCCGCCTGCTCGCCTGAGCGTGGCGTCGCCGCATCCAGGAACCGCGTCGGCCCGTAGCCGCGCAGGTAGGGCACGAGGCAGCGGATTCCGGTGGCGGCGAGCCGCTCGGCAGCTGCGGTGCAGGCGCGGGCGTCGTACGGGAAACCGTGGAGCAGCACGGTGGGCGGCCCGTCGGGCGGCCCGAATTCCAGATAGGCGACGTCGAGGATACCGGCCTGAACACGCTTCATGGATGGCTCCCGCAAGGCCGAGACAGGGATCCTAACCGCGTCCCGCGCAATTGCCGCACGCGCTTGCCGGCGCCGATCCGCGCCCGACTTTCCCACGCGGTTGACAAGCGCGACGGAGGACTTTGATGGGCCTGCTCGACGGTGCGAAGAACTTGATCGGCGACGTTGCGGCTGCAACCGACCGGGTTCTGGAGCGGACCGGGAGCGGCAAGCTAGCCCTGACGATGGCAAAATTCTATCCCGGCGGCCTCCCCGCCTTCCTCGACCGCCTGCGAGGGGCCGGCCACGGCGACGCCGTCGCGTCCTGGCTGGCTACAGGGACGGGGCCGGAGGCGCGCCAATCGGTGCCGGCGGCCGCCATCGCGCGCTGCCTGCCGGAGGGCGTCGCGGAGCGTCTCGCCTATGACCTGGGTGTGCCGGAGGGCCGCGTGGCCGTCGTCCTGTCGGAGTTCCTGCCGGCCGCCGTGGCGGAGCAGAGCGAGAACGGGCGGCTGAAACCGCAGCCGAATTTCAGCACCCAGGTGCGATCAGCGCCCGGCGTCCCCTAAGGGGTCGCGCATTTCATCAGGGGCGGAGCGGTCGCGCAGCTCAGGTAGCAGGTCTGTTTCGCGAAGCAGAACCAGGAGAGCTCACCGCTCTTGAGGCAGGCCCCGCCACAATGGCGGTACGTGCCGAAGAGCGGCCGGACAAACACCGCGTCCGTGAGGGCGCGCGCCTCCGCGAGCCGGGACGTTTCGGGAGGCGCCGCGAGGGCCGCGCCCCACCAGACCGAGAGAATCAGGGGCAGGACCAGCGATCGGACCGGAAATCTCATGACCGCTCGACCGTAAGACGTATTGCGGGCCGTCATTCCGGGCCACGGCCGAACTCCTGTCGACTAAATTGCGGTTCACGCCGTCCGGTCGCGCCGCAGGTCTCTCGCTCTTCGGGCGCGGTGCTCTACTATCGCCGTCAACGATTCACGACAGGAGACCCGCATGAGCCTGTTCAATTCCCTCGGGGGCTCCCTCGGGCAGATGGCGCTCAAGGCGTTGCCCGGCGTCATCCAGCAGGTGCTTCCCGGCGGGCTCAACGCACTCGTCGAGCAGCTCCGCCGTTCGGGCTACGAAAGCCAGGTCAATTCCTGGCTCGGCCGCGGACCGAACGAGCCGATCACGGCGGATGACCTGCGCAAGGTCCTCGACAACGATCAGGTCCGCCAGATCGCGCAGAAGCTCGGCATCCCGGTGGATCAGCTGTTTCCGACCCTGGCGCAGGCGCTGCCGGAGGCGGTGGACCACCACAGCCCTGACGGCACTCTGCAGGCGCCGAAGGTCTGAGCGCGCCGCGCGGCACGTCTGTCTTCGCAGCCGGCCGGATCCGCTTCGGAGATCGCGCCTCGGCGGGGCCGTCCCAGGGCAGTCCGGAATCCCGACGCGTGGGCTGGGCGGATCTCGCGCATCGACGGGTCTGCTGCCAGTCCAGGGTGATCGCTCCGGCAGAACCGTCCCTGCGAGCGGAGCAATCCGGTCGGCGCGACGACGGCTGAGGGCGCGCTGCCCTGGGTCACTTCGCTGCGGTCCTGACGACGGAGACGTTCCCAGCCGCCCGTTCCTGGGCCGCAAACGCGAGCGGCGGCCCCTCTCGGGACCGCCGCCGGTCACGGCCGGATCCGCACCGTTCAGTTGCTGGCGAGCTGGGACATCGGATCCACGGGCGAGCCGCCCTTGCGGATCTCGAAGTGCAGCTGCGGCGAGGTGACGTTGCCGGAGGCGCCGGACTTCGCGATGGTCTGGCCGCGCTTGACCTTCTCACCGGGCTTCACGTCGATCTCGCCATTGTGGGCGTAGGCCGAGACGTAGCCGTTGGCATGGCGCACCAGCACGAGCTTGCCGTAGCCCTTCACGTCCGAGCCGGCATACGCGACCGTGCCTTCCTCGGCCGCCTTGACCGGCGTGCCCTCCGGCACGGCGATGTTGATGCCCTCGTTGCCGGAGCTGCCGTAGCCGGCGATCACCCGGCCCTTGGCGGGCCAGCGGAAGCTCTCCGACGGCGTCGCATCGGCGACGGAACCAGTGGCGGCGGGCTCGGATTTGGCCGGAGGCGCCGCCGCCGCAACCGGCTTCGGAACCTCCTTGGCGGCGACCTTCTCGACCTTCTCCGCGGCGGCCGCCTTCTGGGCAGCCTCCTTGGCGGCCTTGGCTTCCGCAAGCTTCTGCGCGGCTTCGGCCTTCGCGGCGGCCTTCGCCTCGGCCTTGGCCTCCGTCGCCTTAGCCTCCGCCTTCGCCTCAGCCTTGGCCTTCGCCTCGACCTTGGGGTCCGCCTTCTTCTCGTCAGCCTTGGCGACTTGTCCGGGGCGCACGTGCCGCGGCTTCTCGTCGTCCTTCGCCGCGTTGTCCTTGCGGGTCTTGGCCTCTGCGACCTTCCGGGCCGCGGCGTCGCGGGCGAGCGCCTCCTTGCGCTCCGCCTCCTTCTCGGCGGCGGCCCGCTTGGACGTCTCCTTCGCGGTCTCCTTGGCGGCCTGCTTGGTTTCCTCGCGCTTGGCGGCTTCCTTGGCCTCCTCGCGCTTCGTGGCGAGCTTGCTGTCGACCTGCTTGGCGTCCTCGCGCTTCTCCTCGGCCGCCCGGGCCGGGCGAGCGGTCATCGGGGCCGCGGCCGGGTTCATGCCGGAGGCGTTGTAGACCGGGATCACGAGCTGCCGACCCGGGGTGATCTGGCTCGCGCTGGTCAGGCCGTTGGCGGCCAGGATCGCCGAGGCGGGCACGCCGAAGCGGGTGGACATCTGGTTCAGGCTGTCGTTCTGCGACACGGTGATCTGCGTGCCACCCTGAGCGCTCCAGCCGACCGGGCCGGTGGAGGCGACGCGGGTCGCGGGCGCGGCGGCATGTGTCTGAGCCGGCGCGGCGGCCGCGACCGGGCGCGGGGCGCCGGGCGGGCTCAGCGCCTCCGACTGGATGCGGCCGGTCCGGACCGGGGGCACGGATTTAAGGCTGCCATCCGGCAGGCTTCCCGTGGCGGCGGGCTCCGAATCGAACGGGTTCGAGAAGGGGTTGCTCAGACGCGACGCGTCCGAAGAACAGGCAGCGGCTGCACCGCCAATGATGCCGATGAGGGCGACGCGCGACAGCGTCCGCAACATCTGACCCGTACCGCGCACCCGCATCGACGCACCCGTTTGCCTGAACGCAACCTGATGCGCCAATGAAGACGGATTCAGGTTAAGCAACCGTTCCCGTTCAGCATGTCTGCGACCGTGGCGCGAAGACTTCTTGAGAGGTTCGCGCATCACGCGGGATGATCGGGGGGGCCGGCTTCGTGCCTTTTCCGTCCCGGCCGGCACCCCACATCGAGGGGATGTTCACCATCCGCGCCGCCCGCGACAGCCTTGCCGATCTGCCTGCGATCGAGACCGCGCGCCTGTCGGTTGCGGCCCTCCGGCTCGAGGATGCGCAAGCCCTCCGTCGCCTTACGGACGATCCGGCAATCACCGCGGCGGTGGACTTCCTGCCCGCCCCGTTCACCCTGCAGGATGCCGAGGATCTGATCCGTAGCGGAACCCGCGGCCAGGACCGCTTCCTCGGCGCCTGGACGCGGGAATCAGGCGGGACCGGTGCGCAGCAGTCCTCGGCGGGGCGCGACCTCGTCGGGGTGGTCGGAACCCATCTGCGCGGGGCCGGCGTGATCGAGATCGGCTACTGGATCGGCGGCGCCGCCCGCGGGCGCGGCTATGCCTTCGAAGCCGTCTCGGCGGTCATCGCATTCCTGGGCGGGCGCTTCCCGGCACGGAGCGTCGTGGCGGAGTGCCGCCCCGCCAATATCGCGTCCTGGGGTCTTCTGGAGAAACTCGGCTTCCAAGATTCCGGGGAGGAGGGGCACAGGCCGGGGCGCCGCCTGCTTCGGCGAGCGTGATCGCCGGAACCGTCCTGCCGGCCGCGGCGCATGCCCGCGCCGCTGCGGACGGGGCTTCTTCCGCCCGGAAACGAAAAGCCCCCGGCAGTGCGCCGAGGGCTTGTCGGGAACCGGCCCGAGGACCGGCCGTCAGACCGGATCAGAAGGTGATGCCGGTCTCGACCATGTAACGGTCTTGGGAGGTCCGATTGCCGGTCCGCCCGAAGCCGGTCCCGAGCGTTCCCTCCGCGAGGTTGCCGCGGGTGATGCCGCCGAGCTCCACATGGGCGTACTCCACGCGGAAGAAGTAGCGATCGAAGGTGAAGGTCGGCGTGACAGTGACCGAGAACGCGTTGCTGCCGGCGCCGAAGCCCAGCAGGTTCGTTCCGCCCGAACCCCGGACGCCCGTCTGCTCGGTGTACTCGACGCGGCCGGCCAGCGCGAAATTGTCGGTGAACGAGTAGGCCGCCAGCAGGGCGCCGCCATAGGTCGAGGCCGTGTTGCCGATCCCGACGCGCAGGTCGCGCTCGACATTGGTGAACTGGAAGTACGGCGAGATGATCCAGGGGCCGTTCGCGTAGGTGTAGTTGATGTTGAAGATGCCGCTGTTCTGCTGCGCGTTCGGCGTGGCGAACTGGTAGCGCGGGCTCCGGTCGAGGGCGTTGGTCCGGCCGACGTTCAGGCCGCCGTTGACGCCGATCGTGCTGTAGTCGTCCAGCTTGTAGGCGACGTTACCGGTGAACCACGTGATCTCGTTGGAGAAGAACCCGTCGGTTCCGGCGAGCGAGACCGAGAGCGGGCCGCTGCTGTAATTGACCTGAACGCCCTGGTTGATGAAGTTCTCCTGCACGAACAGAAGGCCGCGGTTGATGTTCAGGTTCTGGTAGGTGAACAGCAGCTCGGTGCCGATCAGGGTGAACAAGCGGCCGCCCTGAATCGACCATTCATCGTTGATCTGGATCTTGCCGTAGGCGACCGGCACCGGGCCGAACAGCAGGTCGGTCTGGGTGAAGGTTCCGAGGGTCGGGAAGCCGAGCTGCGGGATCGAGTAGCCACCGGCCTGGATGTAGAACTGGAACGCGCCCTCGGGCTTCTGGATGATGCCCTGGATGTTCGAGAAATCGAATCGTGCGGACCGGTCGCGGTCGTTGGGGGCCGCCGGGGTCGAGAACGACGCGAACGGGTTTGTCTGCGTGTAGCCGTAGCCCGTGACGGCGCCGCCCACGTAGAGGTCGCCGAGCGGGCCCGCGGAGAAGCAGGTCGGGTTCGGATTGGCCTTGATCACACCGCTATAAGCCGGGCCGAGGAGTGTGGCCTTGCAGGGTTCGGCCGGGGGCGGAACAGGCGTCGGAGCCGGGGCGGCCAGATCGGCCGCGAGAATGCTGGTCGAGGACAGCAGCACGGTGGCCAGGCCGGCCAGGGTGGATCGCTTCAGCATGATGTCGCAGCTCGTTCGGGTTCGCTCACGGTCAAGCTGACATCGCAGGGCGATTGACACAAAACTAAACATCGAGCATTTGCATATTTTTTGAGCAGATCGAGATCCCGCACAACACTCGCACAGGAAATGTGACTTTGCAGCCACATTTCTCCTCTCGGCCGCTCGCTTTCATTGCGGTGAGTTTCGAACAGCTTGGTGCGACCTGCGCAATGCTGTCGCGTCAGGCCGAAGCGCCGATCGGATCGCAGCGAAATCCTCCGAACTCATGACGCGCCAGCCGCTCGGCCAGAGCGGGAAGGAAGATCGTCGCTTCCTCGGCGAGCCGCCAGGGCGGGTTGACAACGATCAGGCCGCTGCCGGTCAGCCGTGTCGGATCGTCCGGACGGTCGATCAGCAGGTCGAGGCGCAGCGCCGGGCGGGGGAGGGCGGCGTCGAGATCCCGGACCATGCGTTCCACGACGGCGGCATCCTTGATCGGGTACCAGGCCAGGAACAGGCCGGTCGGCCACTTCGCCACCGCGCGGGCGAGGTGGGCCCCGAGCCGCTCGATTTCGCCCGGCACCTCGTAGGGCGGGTCGATCAGCACGAAGCCGCGCCGCTCGGGCGGTGGAATCTGCGCGTTGACCGCGATCCAGCCGTCGAGGTTCAACACCTTCGTGCGCGGATCGCGTTCGTAGCGCGCCCCGAGGGTGGCGGCATCTGCCGGGTGCAGCTCGACGAACACGCCCTTGTCGCCGGGGCGGAGCGCCTCGCGGATGATCGCGGGCGATCCCGGATACGCGGTCGCCCCGTCGCGTGCCTGGACTGCCGCCACGGCTGCCCGGTAGGGCGCAAGGAGCGCTTCGACGTCCGGCGCGAAGGGGGTGGCCATCCGGCCCCAGCCGTCCCGCCACTCGCCGGTGCGCGACGCCTCGTCGGCCTCAAGGTCGTAGACGCCGAGCCCCGCGAAGGCGTCCAGTGCCCGGAACGGCTTGTCCTTGAGACGCAGGTGATCGAGCACGCGCGCGAGCACGAGATGCTTGAGGACGTCGGCGTGGTTGCCGGCGTGGAAGGCGTGCCGATAATTCATGGAGACGGGCTCAAGCCGATCCCGCGTCTCGGGTCCAGCGCTGCGCGCCGAAACGGCCGAAATATCTCAGCGCGCGGCGCCGAGGGTGATCTCCGGCGCGCGGCAATTGGTGCGGGCGACCTCCGGGCAGGGGGTGAAGCCGCGCAGGTCCCTGCCGAAGCAGACCCGCACCTCCTGCAGCTGGCCCCGCGTGCAGGTGACCGCCATCATGTCGGGCCGGAGGCCGCGGTTGGCGGCCACGAATTGCCGGGCGATCTCGATGGGCGCCAGGGTCTGTGCCGAGCCGCCGCCCTTGAGGCTCTCCGGGATCGTCACCGCGAGCCGGGCCTCCCGGGCGGCGTTGAAGTAGGCGGCCGGGTCGAGTCCCGAGCAGGTGCCGTGCTTACGCCATTCGTAGCGGGCGAGGCCCTCGCTCGGATAGACCTGCCCGGCCACCTCGATCGCCTGCCGGGTCGGCGGGCGCGCCACCGCGGAGCAATTCTCGGGATATCCGCGCGCGTATTGGGGCCAGAGTCCGTGCAGGACGAAACCGAGGCCTCGCCCCGGCGCGCACTGCACGTCGTCCCGGCGCTCGCCTGCCCCGGCGCAATAGGTCGGCGACCACGACAGGGCGAGCACGTAGAAATCGAATTCGCCGGGCGCGCCCCGGCGGGCGAAGCCGCCGTAATCCTGCGCGGCGGCCGGGCCGGCGAGCAGCAGGCCGGCGAGGCAGGCGGCGAGGCCACGCATGGTCAGGGCCGCGCCATCCGGCAGGCCGTCGCATAGGCGTAAGCCAGATCGCGATCGAGACCATGGACGCAGAATTCCACGCCCCAGGTCGCCCCGATGATGCCGAGGCTCTCGCGCACGGAATAATCGACCTTCCGGCGCAAGCCATCCGACGTGGTCACGGTCGCCGTGCAGAAGCGCCGGGGATAGGTGTCGAGACCCCAGGGCCGCCAAGCGGTGCGCTCGATCGTGTCGAAGGAGACAATCGTCATCGACGAGTTCCAGAACTTCGCCTCCTTCTCGGCGAAGTTGGTCGAGACCCGTTCCAGCACCGACGGGTCCTGGCAGCCGGGAATCTGCGCGTCGAACGGAAATTCCCGCTCCTCGGCGGGCTCGATATCCTCCCGCGCCGAGCGGGCGAGGGCCGGCTGCGCGAGGGAGAGGAGGGCCAGCCCGAGGGCGAGGCCGTTCAGGATCGGGCGCATGGCGCGGGTCTCGGCGGGTGTGCGGTCCAGCATCCCGGAACGATGGCCCCGCGGACCCGCCAGTCAA from Methylobacterium sp. PvR107 encodes:
- the yajC gene encoding preprotein translocase subunit YajC, with amino-acid sequence MITPAFAQGAGTAAGGAEIAFQVIPFVLIFVIMYFLILRPQQKRVKDHQTLLKSVRRDDTIVTNGGLVGRVTKAADDQPEIEVEIAPNVRVRVVRTMISEVRAKGSVKAA
- a CDS encoding alpha/beta fold hydrolase, yielding MKRVQAGILDVAYLEFGPPDGPPTVLLHGFPYDARACTAAAERLAATGIRCLVPYLRGYGPTRFLDAATPRSGEQAALGADLLAFLDALGIARAVLAGYDWGGRAACVVSALWPDRAQGLVSCGVGYNIQNIPAASRPVAPEAEHRLWYQYYLHGERGRAGLTGDREAFCRLLWQLWSPSWAFDAATYAQTALSFDNPDFVDVVVHSYRHRFGLVPSDPALVQIEARLAAQPAITVPSIVLLGADDGVAPPSAADTDARHFTGPYRREIVAGVGHNFPQEAPEAFAAAVRALL
- a CDS encoding YidB family protein, yielding MGLLDGAKNLIGDVAAATDRVLERTGSGKLALTMAKFYPGGLPAFLDRLRGAGHGDAVASWLATGTGPEARQSVPAAAIARCLPEGVAERLAYDLGVPEGRVAVVLSEFLPAAVAEQSENGRLKPQPNFSTQVRSAPGVP
- a CDS encoding YidB family protein: MSLFNSLGGSLGQMALKALPGVIQQVLPGGLNALVEQLRRSGYESQVNSWLGRGPNEPITADDLRKVLDNDQVRQIAQKLGIPVDQLFPTLAQALPEAVDHHSPDGTLQAPKV
- a CDS encoding peptidoglycan DD-metalloendopeptidase family protein; this translates as MRVRGTGQMLRTLSRVALIGIIGGAAAACSSDASRLSNPFSNPFDSEPAATGSLPDGSLKSVPPVRTGRIQSEALSPPGAPRPVAAAAPAQTHAAAPATRVASTGPVGWSAQGGTQITVSQNDSLNQMSTRFGVPASAILAANGLTSASQITPGRQLVIPVYNASGMNPAAAPMTARPARAAEEKREDAKQVDSKLATKREEAKEAAKREETKQAAKETAKETSKRAAAEKEAERKEALARDAAARKVAEAKTRKDNAAKDDEKPRHVRPGQVAKADEKKADPKVEAKAKAEAKAEAKATEAKAEAKAAAKAEAAQKLAEAKAAKEAAQKAAAAEKVEKVAAKEVPKPVAAAAPPAKSEPAATGSVADATPSESFRWPAKGRVIAGYGSSGNEGINIAVPEGTPVKAAEEGTVAYAGSDVKGYGKLVLVRHANGYVSAYAHNGEIDVKPGEKVKRGQTIAKSGASGNVTSPQLHFEIRKGGSPVDPMSQLASN
- a CDS encoding GNAT family N-acetyltransferase; the encoded protein is MFTIRAARDSLADLPAIETARLSVAALRLEDAQALRRLTDDPAITAAVDFLPAPFTLQDAEDLIRSGTRGQDRFLGAWTRESGGTGAQQSSAGRDLVGVVGTHLRGAGVIEIGYWIGGAARGRGYAFEAVSAVIAFLGGRFPARSVVAECRPANIASWGLLEKLGFQDSGEEGHRPGRRLLRRA
- a CDS encoding porin, translated to MLKRSTLAGLATVLLSSTSILAADLAAPAPTPVPPPAEPCKATLLGPAYSGVIKANPNPTCFSAGPLGDLYVGGAVTGYGYTQTNPFASFSTPAAPNDRDRSARFDFSNIQGIIQKPEGAFQFYIQAGGYSIPQLGFPTLGTFTQTDLLFGPVPVAYGKIQINDEWSIQGGRLFTLIGTELLFTYQNLNINRGLLFVQENFINQGVQVNYSSGPLSVSLAGTDGFFSNEITWFTGNVAYKLDDYSTIGVNGGLNVGRTNALDRSPRYQFATPNAQQNSGIFNINYTYANGPWIISPYFQFTNVERDLRVGIGNTASTYGGALLAAYSFTDNFALAGRVEYTEQTGVRGSGGTNLLGFGAGSNAFSVTVTPTFTFDRYFFRVEYAHVELGGITRGNLAEGTLGTGFGRTGNRTSQDRYMVETGITF
- a CDS encoding 23S rRNA (adenine(2030)-N(6))-methyltransferase RlmJ — encoded protein: MNYRHAFHAGNHADVLKHLVLARVLDHLRLKDKPFRALDAFAGLGVYDLEADEASRTGEWRDGWGRMATPFAPDVEALLAPYRAAVAAVQARDGATAYPGSPAIIREALRPGDKGVFVELHPADAATLGARYERDPRTKVLNLDGWIAVNAQIPPPERRGFVLIDPPYEVPGEIERLGAHLARAVAKWPTGLFLAWYPIKDAAVVERMVRDLDAALPRPALRLDLLIDRPDDPTRLTGSGLIVVNPPWRLAEEATIFLPALAERLARHEFGGFRCDPIGASA
- a CDS encoding ribonuclease T2 family protein, encoding MRGLAACLAGLLLAGPAAAQDYGGFARRGAPGEFDFYVLALSWSPTYCAGAGERRDDVQCAPGRGLGFVLHGLWPQYARGYPENCSAVARPPTRQAIEVAGQVYPSEGLARYEWRKHGTCSGLDPAAYFNAAREARLAVTIPESLKGGGSAQTLAPIEIARQFVAANRGLRPDMMAVTCTRGQLQEVRVCFGRDLRGFTPCPEVARTNCRAPEITLGAAR